One region of Mycobacteriales bacterium genomic DNA includes:
- the pdhA gene encoding pyruvate dehydrogenase (acetyl-transferring) E1 component subunit alpha produces MDDGAELVQLLTPEGERVSHPDYDISLTDEEYRGLYRDLVLTRRIDVEATALQRQGELGIWASLLGQEAAQVGSGRALRRTDFAFPTYREHGVALTRDVDPLKLLALFRGASHGGWDPNEKNFALYTIVIGSQTLHATGYAMGVAKDGGDQAVIAYFGDGASSQGDVNEAFVWSAVFNAPIVFFCQNNQWAISEPLERQTRIPLYRRAQGFGFPGVRVDGNDVLATLAVTRAALDFAREGNGPTLIEAYTYRMGAHTTSDDPTRYRLSADLEAWKLKDPLERMKSFLVRNELADKEFFEALDKEAEDLAVYLRDGCRSMPSPAPIAMFDNVYTEPTPRLLEQREQFAEYLAGFEGAH; encoded by the coding sequence ATGGACGACGGCGCGGAGCTCGTACAGCTGCTCACGCCCGAGGGTGAGCGTGTCAGCCACCCCGACTACGACATCTCGCTGACCGACGAGGAGTACCGCGGCCTCTACCGCGACCTCGTCCTCACCCGGCGCATCGACGTCGAGGCCACCGCCCTCCAGCGGCAGGGTGAGCTCGGCATCTGGGCGTCGCTGCTCGGCCAGGAGGCCGCGCAGGTCGGCTCCGGGCGCGCGCTGCGCCGGACCGACTTCGCGTTCCCCACCTACCGGGAGCACGGCGTCGCGCTCACCCGCGACGTCGACCCGTTGAAGCTGCTGGCGCTGTTCCGCGGCGCCTCGCACGGCGGCTGGGACCCGAACGAGAAGAACTTCGCGCTCTACACGATCGTCATCGGCTCGCAGACGCTGCACGCCACCGGCTACGCCATGGGCGTCGCCAAGGACGGCGGCGACCAGGCCGTCATCGCCTACTTCGGCGACGGCGCGTCCAGCCAGGGCGACGTCAACGAGGCGTTCGTCTGGTCGGCGGTGTTCAACGCGCCGATCGTCTTCTTCTGCCAGAACAACCAGTGGGCGATCTCCGAGCCGCTGGAGCGGCAGACCCGCATCCCGCTGTACCGGCGCGCGCAGGGGTTCGGCTTCCCCGGCGTCCGCGTCGACGGCAACGACGTGCTCGCGACGCTCGCCGTCACCCGCGCCGCCCTCGACTTCGCGCGGGAGGGCAACGGCCCGACGCTCATCGAGGCGTACACGTACCGGATGGGCGCCCACACCACCTCCGACGACCCGACGCGCTACCGCCTGTCGGCCGACCTCGAGGCGTGGAAGCTCAAGGACCCGCTGGAGCGGATGAAGTCGTTCCTCGTCCGCAACGAGCTCGCCGACAAGGAGTTCTTCGAGGCCCTCGACAAGGAGGCCGAGGACCTCGCCGTCTACCTGCGCGACGGCTGCCGCTCGATGCCGAGCCCCGCCCCGATCGCGATGTTCGACAACGTGTACACGGAGCCGACGCCGCGCCTGCTGGAGCAGCGCGAGCAGTTCGCCGAGTACCTCGCCGGCTTCGAGGGAGCCCACTGA
- a CDS encoding alpha-ketoacid dehydrogenase subunit beta has translation MAQITLGKALNEGLRKAMENDPKVVIMGEDVGKLGGVFRITDGLQKDFGEDRVIDTPLAESGIIGTAVGLAMRGYRPVCEIQFDGFVYPGFDQIVSQVAKLHYRSQGDVKMPITIRIPFGGGIGAVEHHSESPEAYFAHTAGLKVVACSNPVDAYFMIQQAVACDDPVVFFEPKRRYWEKAELDTSITPDPLFASRVIREGSDVTVLAYGPMVRVALDAATAAERSDGRSLEVVDLRSLSPLDLGPVLASVEKTGRAVVVTEAPREGSLASEVAAEITERAFYSLEAPVGRVTGFDLPYPPSRQEEEYLPDLDRLLDAVDRTFSW, from the coding sequence ATGGCACAGATCACCCTGGGCAAGGCCCTCAACGAGGGCCTGCGCAAGGCCATGGAGAACGACCCCAAGGTCGTCATCATGGGCGAGGACGTCGGCAAGCTCGGCGGCGTGTTCCGCATCACCGACGGCCTGCAGAAGGACTTCGGCGAGGACCGCGTCATCGACACGCCGCTCGCCGAGTCCGGCATCATCGGCACCGCCGTCGGCCTCGCCATGCGCGGCTACCGGCCGGTCTGCGAGATCCAGTTCGACGGGTTCGTCTACCCCGGCTTCGACCAGATCGTCAGCCAGGTCGCCAAGCTGCACTACCGCTCGCAGGGCGACGTGAAGATGCCGATCACCATCCGCATCCCGTTCGGCGGCGGCATCGGCGCGGTCGAGCACCACAGCGAGTCGCCCGAGGCGTACTTCGCGCACACCGCGGGCCTCAAGGTCGTCGCCTGCTCCAACCCGGTCGACGCGTACTTCATGATCCAGCAGGCCGTCGCGTGCGACGACCCGGTGGTGTTCTTCGAGCCGAAGCGCCGCTACTGGGAGAAGGCCGAGCTCGACACGTCGATCACGCCCGACCCGCTGTTCGCGTCGCGGGTGATCCGCGAGGGCTCCGACGTGACGGTGCTCGCGTACGGCCCGATGGTCCGGGTGGCGCTCGACGCCGCCACGGCCGCGGAGCGTTCGGACGGGCGTTCGCTGGAGGTCGTCGACCTGCGCTCGCTCTCGCCGCTCGACCTCGGCCCGGTGCTCGCGTCGGTGGAGAAGACCGGCCGCGCCGTCGTCGTCACCGAGGCGCCGCGCGAGGGGTCGCTGGCGTCGGAGGTCGCCGCCGAGATCACCGAGCGGGCGTTCTACTCGCTCGAGGCGCCGGTCGGCCGGGTCACCGGCTTCGACCTGCCGTACCCGCCGAGCCGGCAGGAGGAGGAGTACCTCCCCGACCTGGACCGGCTGCTCGACGCCGTCGACCGCACGTTCTCCTGGTAG
- a CDS encoding dihydrolipoamide acetyltransferase family protein — protein sequence MSRIKEFKLPDLGEGLTEGEILKWLVGPGDEVRDGQPIVEVETAKAAVEVPSPYTGVVTKLFYDEGTTVDVGQPIIAVDTDPGAGDLPAETDPKDGYRAAVQAELTGSAGAEEIEEGKIGGKTSTGRTAVLVGYGVKETTAERRPRRSAATVGEGGVEPPPARVSAATVAEHAALVAPSTSRAKAKPPVRKLAKDLGVDLSLLHGTGPNGSITRDDVQAAVSGSAASAPTAVAAPRPVFTGERETRIPIKGVRKLTAQNMVASAFTAPHVTEFITVDVTPMMELRKQLGALPEFAGLKVTPLALVARALVLAVRRNPEINATWDEAAQEIVVKHYVNLGIAAATPRGLMVPNIKDAQDLALPDLVRALNDLTATAKDGKTPPADMQGGTITITNVGVFGVDNGTPILNPGEAAILCFGAVREQPWVHEGQIAIRQVTQLSLSFDHRMVDGQLGSQFLADVARCLSDPAAFVAWS from the coding sequence ATGTCGCGCATCAAGGAGTTCAAGCTCCCCGACCTCGGCGAGGGCCTCACCGAGGGCGAGATCCTCAAGTGGCTCGTCGGCCCCGGCGACGAGGTCCGCGACGGCCAGCCGATCGTCGAGGTCGAGACGGCGAAGGCGGCCGTCGAGGTGCCGTCGCCGTACACCGGCGTCGTCACCAAGCTGTTCTACGACGAGGGCACCACCGTCGACGTCGGCCAGCCGATCATCGCCGTCGACACCGACCCGGGCGCCGGCGACCTGCCCGCCGAGACCGACCCCAAGGACGGCTACCGGGCGGCCGTGCAGGCCGAGCTCACCGGCTCCGCCGGCGCCGAGGAGATCGAGGAAGGCAAGATCGGCGGCAAGACGTCGACCGGTCGCACCGCCGTCCTCGTCGGCTACGGCGTCAAGGAGACCACCGCCGAACGCCGCCCCCGCCGCTCCGCAGCCACGGTGGGCGAGGGGGGAGTTGAACCCCCTCCCGCCCGCGTGTCCGCCGCCACCGTCGCCGAGCACGCGGCGCTCGTCGCGCCGTCGACCTCCCGCGCCAAGGCGAAGCCGCCGGTCCGCAAGCTCGCCAAGGACCTCGGCGTCGACCTGTCCCTGCTGCACGGCACCGGCCCCAACGGCTCCATCACCCGCGACGACGTCCAGGCCGCCGTGTCCGGCTCCGCCGCCTCGGCGCCCACCGCGGTCGCCGCACCGCGCCCGGTGTTCACCGGCGAGCGCGAGACGCGCATCCCGATCAAGGGCGTCCGCAAGCTCACCGCGCAGAACATGGTCGCGTCGGCGTTCACCGCGCCGCACGTCACCGAGTTCATCACCGTCGACGTCACGCCGATGATGGAGCTGCGCAAGCAGCTCGGCGCGCTGCCGGAGTTCGCCGGCCTCAAGGTCACGCCGTTGGCGCTGGTCGCCCGCGCGCTGGTCCTCGCCGTCCGGCGCAACCCGGAGATCAACGCGACGTGGGACGAGGCGGCGCAGGAGATCGTCGTCAAGCACTACGTCAACCTCGGCATCGCCGCCGCCACCCCCCGCGGCCTCATGGTCCCGAACATCAAGGACGCCCAGGACCTGGCGCTGCCCGACCTCGTCCGCGCGCTCAACGACCTCACGGCCACCGCCAAGGACGGCAAGACGCCGCCGGCCGACATGCAGGGCGGCACGATCACCATCACCAACGTCGGGGTGTTCGGCGTCGACAACGGCACGCCGATCCTCAACCCCGGCGAGGCGGCGATCCTCTGCTTCGGCGCCGTCCGCGAGCAGCCGTGGGTCCACGAGGGGCAGATCGCGATCCGGCAGGTGACGCAGCTCTCGCTGTCGTTCGACCACCGGATGGTCGACGGCCAGCTCGGCTCGCAGTTCCTCGCCGACGTCGCCCGCTGCCTGTCCGACCCGGCGGCGTTCGTCGCCTGGTCCTAG